The sequence below is a genomic window from Oreochromis niloticus isolate F11D_XX linkage group LG3, O_niloticus_UMD_NMBU, whole genome shotgun sequence.
tgttggtgtcttTTCAGGTGATGTGGagctttaaaagtcttctcacacaggtcacatttataagatctctcctcagtgtggctaAACATGTGTTGTTGTAACTGTCCATCTGTTGCAAACAgtttcccacactgatcacagcagtaaaCATCATTTCCAGTGTGAAACCGTAGGTGAATATTTCGGTAGTGTTTGTTGCTGAAACTTTTTCCACAAAAGTCGCAGCTgtacgccttaattccagagtgggtaactagatgcctcTGTAAGTCGCCATTTAGAGCAAAAGCCTTACCACACaattcacagctgtaaggtttaactccactgtggatgagttggtgtgtttttaagtttccagcccggttaaaagactttccacacaagtcacagctgtaaggtttaactccactgtggatgagttggtgtgcttttaagcttccagcctgggtaaaagactttccacacaactcacagctgtaaggtttaactccactgtggatgagttggtgtgtttttaagttttcagcctgggtaaaagactttccacacaactcacagctgtaaggtttaactccactgtggatgagttggtgtgtttttaaacttCCAGTCCAGGTAAAACCCTtcccacacaactcacagctgtacggtttaactccactgtggatgagttggtgtgtttttaaacttCCAGTCCGGGTAAAACCCTTCCCACACTCATTACAGCTGtacggtttaactccactgtggatgagttggtgtctttttaggCTTTGAGCCAgggtaaaatccttcccacactcatcacagctgtaggttttctctctctttcttctgtgaggtttgtcggcctcctgaaagcgctgacttctcgctccatgttggtcctgcagtgacagagatacaaacagaggcagtgagtgaaatgcagtcgtggaacaaactgaaactccctCCATCAGTAGAatcaaacatgtcaacaaacacaTTGTAGGTGTGTTTACTGCCACCAGAAGGTGGTGGATCACATTACAATGATGTGACACAATGAGAGGTataattaaaatgacattattgAAAAAATATTGATCAATGAAGAAAATCTTTTACGAAATTGCAAGTTCAACTGATGATAttgttgtttcaatgtgtgcttataaaatatgatctttgtattttcttgtaaCTTCTGTCATTTCTGATTTGAATGTAGATTCTGTATATATGGATGAGCCCAGGATGCAaaagataaagctgctgttaacatgtttttaaaaacacaccagctGTGCACACAGTTTCAGTAATATTGTAACTGTGATACTTTTctcaccttttgtgttgaagaCATTGTTTCCAatgtagtggctgagctgagtccaaatggcTGAAATTGTTCCTCTGTTGCACCaacagactcttctcctcctgttactcacctgggacacacacacacacacacacacacacacacacagatatatatacatatacatatatatacacacacacaaatgacagCATTGCTGTCCAGCATTGTGTTTATCAAAACTCTTTTTACAAATCCTGCTGGAATACGTCAGGTTACAGCTGCAGTCAAAGCGAGATGGAAATAATTAAACAAGCAAGCGAGCGCTCAGCTTCTCCCAGCATGCTGAGCTAAtgattagttggtgtttttctgcAAACAGTCTCTCACTCTTTCAACGTGTtcacaataaactgtgaacacACTTCGCCAATTTCACGGATTTTTGATGGTAGCGACCTTTTGGAGACTTTTACTTCCAGGTGAAGAATCAGCCGTTTTTATTTGCGCTGgaagtaaataaaatacagatgcaTCTGGAGATCATCCTATGAAGTCCTATTCTAAAGGCTGATTGCCCTCCCCCACACTTGTACCTGTGGCTTCCTGTCCTGGGGGTTGGCTCTTCTCCTGCCCTGCAGACTACTGTATGTATTCTTACCCCCTAGCAACCGCCAGATTATAATGTTGCAGACAATCACAAACTCTACAGTCTGTCTAAATCCACTGTATACCAAGCAATCTATTATTCTCAACAGAGATAAACTCAACATAAACTGAACCCAcattaaagttagctcggtgcttacctttagatgagcccacaaaccgagagaaactccgtgatgcAGCTGGAAGTCTttccaaacaggaaacagatcagggagcagagacccacgtggttcacgctgatctcagctacgatccaggagacaagggtgtgcagatcgatgcagatatcccaacgttggtagtggtatatgttcctgtaagttcactactttactcccgtttcatgaaaaagcagctctctcAGCTCGACtcctctcctgcacacacactttctccgCCCCCTTTTCCTGGCTCTGTGGCGATTTGTTACTGTGTGGTCACGTGACTCAGCTGCATAACGTAACCACGTGGGGTGTAATTTCGAAATTCGCGCCTATCTCCTTTTCCTAAACTCTTTTTTCTTGGCCTCGATGGAAACGTCATCATGGGAAGGAGATTTGCTAAGGACTCAGGAAAAGAGAGGAGCGATGCTGAGAATTGGAACAGCCttaggctgtatcccaattcaggttcTGCAGCCTTAACGGTCCACAAGGGCCGCGTACCCAAAgtctgtgtcccaattcagggtctgcacgcttgaagtacgcacactacgcgtactacgtacggtgcgtactacaagtacgggaagtgcggaagtgagaggcttgtgaaatgggacggtctagccttcgtcgtgctgttcaggttgcctagcaaccatgatactaaccgcgagaaatgtttcatacagctttgtgtgacagaaatgaaggagaaaaaatgttttgctggtcattcatttttgtcatgacatcactttgattagttgagaccacaggactgtaaaacatgattgttgggcttcatttctgtactgaacagtcatttcaagattagttagtaaataataattagctaatgttgttcatgagactaaattcatctcactgtggtaatgttaatataatatggacaatattatatgtattgtcagattatatatgtatatgtatatgtatatatatatacatatatatatgagcttgaactctgggtcaaagattaaagttgcagttatttatatttcctatcaccttaaatcttcactcaaagacaagtatctctgacagtgtatatataggtgtattatatatataagagacaaatattgttcgtttaatatgttggcattactaaatttggctcaatgcttatatatatgtgtaaaaagaaaatgtacgagctgtgataactgtttctgatagaatgaagatcagactgatatattaaatattcctttattgggtgagaaaatcagagcatgtcataactgctttaagtcatacagaatagatatcagagccttaaacaggctgacttctgctaaatgggtcaaactgggcagaaagtatacaaacacataacatccttatagaatatgatgtaacactatagatcaacttacctcagaatatataaagcatataaacaattacagcaacatgatgcaacaaacacagcaggactactaatccaaaatactcaaagcttcatagaactgaaacaaacatttatttttagctccattctgctgctgatacatactttaggtttctgaatattaaacttgttgctgcctttcatagtgtgtaactttaaggctctgagtactttctcccacactgaaaacactgggatgataacattatttgaacattacctaataagactgattcaggacagacaattagttattctaaactttcctagcagtccttcacaaacagggaacagtctgtctattctctccatctgtcagctgctgctggctcttcctcctcctcttcctcacacactgctgagtttgtcctggtggatcatcaggggtgcaaagcctcacagatgatgtgcagcagtgggtccctcagtctgtcctcactctggacacttgcagttgtcacacatggaaatcaaatgtgtgataagctgcaggattcaaacacaagtgtaacttataaatacatgttcatacttttattccacaatcagagagaaagaaacagagagagagtgcaggacagacagacaggtgacagtctcaggtgtacacactgctacaaaacagcacaagagaaggaggatttagtgtttgtgttattacgagtgctaaacaagaagagttccagatggtccagtggacacatgtgtgactcctgtgattaaagcatctttctttcagcttaacgagtgaaccgtcagctcgttcaaacacacgttaaagtccgtttggctcgacaccaccgaacagaggcagcaatataacatagctaacattaacagtgcagtgaatcctgcttgtgccgtcatattcaggactgcaaaccgagcagcatcactgactttcagcttgttgtgtttgtggatgactgactttaattgtccataaaatcatcacattctctttaagattaaggtcgactatatttatattttgtgaGTGTGTTGTTGGTTAAAGATGCAGTCCCACCACCTCTCTTACCACTTCtaatagaaaaagagaaattaaaatttggtggGGAGGCCTCAGTGAGAACAACTGGTGCATCCGAGCCCAGccatgtttcagttaaaaataaacagtcaagtttattatctaaaattaaatcattaataataaaaaacttgTTCAACAGAGAGTGGACATTTAAAAGTGTCATACTGATCGAGACTGGTGGATTTTTGACAGTAGAGTTCAATGGAAGTTGACATTTTTGAAGAGGCCGGAGGTTATTAATGTTTGTGGAATTACTGGATTTATGATAATTCTGTTGCTCTCTGTTTGTGATTGTGACGGGTATTGTGTATGTATTATGTTGActgtgggagagagaggtcCGAGTCCAGAGTTTTGTGTATTACTGTTAAAAGTGGAACGTCTTGAttcattctcaatcatccaggaaagtaaatctccaaaagttgaatctgttcatctggacgtagcgttttgtgggagaaacgtttcgtcactcatccaagtgacttcttcagtctcagctgactgcaggtttccccaaaccttataaacagtacatttgcataacgaCTGAAACCAAAGGAACTGAAGgaactgaaggaacaatgggctgtgaggtcagttccttaatcataattatgcaaattctcatgaccattgatcaacaatcactgaccaaaacccactgatcaaagaacactgatcaatggccatgagtaccattcacagagagttggggaatggctgcaatcacagcattgtaagatggcgaaagatgtacccttaggccccctcctcgattcagagatggtctttcccttttcacgtaaatggcctccttgaatCTGCACTCAAACCAgtgttcttccctgtccaggatgtgtacatcctcatcgttgaaagagtgtccactggcctgtaggtgtaaatagactgcagagtcctggcctgatgaggtagctcttctgtgttgtgccatccgcttcgccagaggttgtttggtttccccgatgtataaatcctggcaatctgtttgtgtcgggggacccgatccttggggtggaccagtttttggcgcagcgtgttttggggtttaaaagccacagagacccggtgtttagaaaaaatgcgtctcaactgttccgatactcctgacacatatgggatcactacaggttttcgcctgggcagcggttgtccttctctcctcgatcggctggagctttctttgacaaaagtcaaagctggaaaggcacctaaagaaagctccagccaatCGAGGAGAGAAGGCTGCTCTTCTTTGTGTACATCAAGATTTACTTTTACAGCCAGGAACTGAGGCTTTGGTTTATGTTACATTGGCTATGAAAAGCGCACATCTCTATAAAAATACCAGGGTTTTTGTGATTATAAGAAATAAAACTACAGTGAATAATTTCAAAACTTTTTTCCATCGTTGATGCAGTATATAAGTGaagattcaaataaaaaaacaaataagtctATTAGGGAAAAAATGTATAAGAAAACATAAAGGTaatgaaaaaatacaataaGCTGGTTGTGTTGGTGTGTACACCCCAAAACTAATACTTTGCTGAATCACCGATTGATTTAACCACAGCATCCAGTCTTCTTGGGTAAACACCTGCCAACAATTAAAGAGACAGTTACAGTGAATAAATCAAGTGTGCTCTGCTAGTAGGACTTTCCTGACAATTACTCAGCATCAAAGGAGTCTAATTGTTGAAAGGCATCAGTTAATTAAGAGAAGTACTTTCACAGGACTAGATGTAGCATGGAGCACAGTGAGGTCatcaaaaaatagaaaaaatgtgGGAAAACAATGACATTGCAAAGAACTGGATTTTCCTCCAAAACTGATGAAAGGAGAAGGTGGAAATTGCTTAGGGAGGCTGCCAGGACACTTACAGCAACACTGAAGAAACTGCTGGAATTTCTGGCAAGTACTGCTGTGTACTACatgcagtgttgggcaagttactttgaaaaagtaattagttacagtcactagttacttcttcaaaaaagtaactgagttagtaactgagttacaagattctaaaagtaattaattacttgaaaagtaactattgcattactttaaaaataaaaaacaactctGGGATCCACGTTATAATTGCCCAGTTTtaactactcttgattttccctccacattttccctttaaaaactatttactttgccttgttgggtatcatccttttcagcacaacctcacatgtctgaatttacagtcatgttttcattttgacacactgtattaacacaattgatctaaaatcagacaaaaaacataaaatcagagtagaaaatgtgatattttttttactgtaacaaccacaaacatgttaaattaatcatatttcataactttaaatgcaaataaaaaattgtcaattttaaaatcctatgcacaagttttgcaaacaacaaagttatttgcatccatttaccttttacccctttttaaaataaccatttcaaactatttacagaacaatcagctgttcttcaataagatgccacacaaattatttgtgccactcccaaaaaatcatttctgtccactataaaggagaacatcacagcctgatacctgcaggtctgacagcagcaggtgtatcactgctgtttctacctggagacagcagtcgcctcattgttctgacacacaacacaaaactatccacaacactacacactaactacacaagacaacacattaactacacactccaaacatgctaaa
It includes:
- the LOC109201404 gene encoding zinc finger protein 235-like, with protein sequence MSSTQKDQHGARSQRFQEADKPHRRKREKTYSCDECGKDFTLAQSLKRHQLIHSGVKPYSCNECGKGFTRTGSLKTHQLIHSGVKPYSCELCGKGFTWTGSLKTHQLIHSGVKPYSCELCGKSFTQAENLKTHQLIHSGVKPYSCELCGKSFTQAGSLKAHQLIHSGVKPYSCDLCGKSFNRAGNLKTHQLIHSGVKPYSCELCGKAFALNGDLQRHLVTHSGIKAYSCDFCGKSFSNKHYRNIHLRFHTGNDVYCCDQCGKLFATDGQLQQHMFSHTEERSYKCDLCEKTFKAPHHLKRHQQIHTRK